The genomic interval ctccaccACTTGCAGCATGGAAAACGAGTCGACCTCTTCCAGTTTCTTCAGCGCAGCCGCCAAGCCCAACAGTTGACGTTCGTTCCGCACAAAGAACGCGACGGCGAGGGATGGATTGAGCGCCGCCACATCGGAAACCTTCCAGCACGACCCCGCAAAAAACGAAGGCGTCGCCGCAGGGAGCTGAAGCGCAGGCGGCTGCAGAACGAAGCGAACATCGCGACACAACGACTGtcaaaagaaacaaagaagggCATCTCTCGCAGCGACGCACAGccaacgcagagaaacgccttcATCTCTCGAAGACACAACCACACCTCTCCCTCGCGACGCCGGGTCACGAACGACGACTCACAAGGCAGAGATATACGCAAGTGACAGATATCACAGACAAATGCAGATGCAGTCACGCGTCGACACAGACAACCCCCAAAACGCAGGCATACCAGAGAACGATATCGTAAAGAGAGATCTGCAGGCATAGCCGGCGGGACAGACACGCAGGCAACGCGAACCGCTTCGTGCTCGACTTGTCCGCGAATGCAGAAGGCAATCCAAAAACGCCTTCCCCACCCGACCGCATGTTGGCTTTCCAAATCCACGCCCAGAACCGCGCATACCACGGCGCTCACCTGAATGCCTGAGTGAGGATCGAGATACAGCAGCGCCTTCTGCTGGGTGCCTATGCAGTAGAAGGCCTGCTGGCCTCGGCCAGCGACCATCCCGAGGGACCACGGGAGTTCCAGGTAGGCCAACAgcgagtgtacgtacaccggattgatcttctcgccgctgcaGAGCGTGAGTGggaagagcaagagacaGCCACGGCGCCAGGGAACGTCGGCACACGAGTCATCGCGCAGGCAATCCACAGCAGCTCCGTCCGGTGTTTCGTCGATTTGCTCGTCCGGTGTTTCGCCTGTCTCACCAGAATCTTCCTCTCGATTCCGAGTCTTTCTGGACGCCCCTGAGGCGTCGGCAGATGCAGCCAACGCGACTGAAGgcgcttccgcctcctcgtccttcgcgtctgtgtctttctcgtctACGAGGGAAGGCGCGCGAAACTCTTCCCCGCCGCGTACGCTGGTTGCCTCTGCTGCAGGCACTGTCGCGGCCTTTTCATaagcttctgcatgcaaatccCTCCACCTGTTCCGGGCCTCTGGCTTTACACACGTATGCACTGCCTTTGCTTTGGCTCCTGTTGCAtcagtttctctgtctccgtctgagtttcctcgtctctcctttctcctctctcgccacccgtcagtctcctctccttcctcgatACTCGGTTGTTCACTGCATTCATTTGGACCAAATGCAAGTGGATCGCATTCATTTGGACCAAATGCATGTGCATCGCATGCGATtggagcgcatgcactaGGGCGACCCGCCTCGCGGCCGCCGACCCCGCTGCTCCGGTGCGAGTCTCTCTGGGAGCtggagcagacgcagacataCTCACCCAAGGGCCTTCGggcttctcttcgttgcctcagagcttctcgtttctcgttgCCAGGGGACGCGATACCTCTCTGGGGGCAGAATGGGAGAAAGGACACCCaggcgctgtctccgtcatctctctcttcgcccaCGAAAGTCCCGAGTCTCTGCGCGTCTCGGCCACTGTCAGCCGCGTGAGTGTCGTCGCGGCCTGGCCCTGGAGTGCCTCCGTTCCTTTCAGCCTCTCGGACCTCTCCACGAAACGAGAACGTGTGGGCTCCTGCTGTCACAGATTTCTGCAAACCTGCCGCCACTGCCGCGGTCGTTTCTGCGctctgttccttcctccACCCTTCCGTCCGTTTttcgcctccgtcgtctgcgtcctgccgtgcttcgtcttccgcttcgcctccccttcttccGTCCACTCGCTCGTCTTTTCTATTCGTTGGGGAGGTTCCTTTACGTCCGAAGTCGCCGCGCTCCTCGCCCGCGAACTGGATGCAGCGGGGAGTGCTGCTCGCGGCTCCAGCGCGACAACAGCGACACGCTGGAGATGGCGGGAAGTTTCTGTGGGAAACGAGGCCACTCGACGCGAGGAGAATGTCAtcttctcccgcgcctgGGAGCAGGGTCTCCACGGAACACCAGCGCGCCGTCGCACTGCCATCGCTCGGCGCTGCACTGCCTTCGCTGCGACTCGAATTCAACACGGGCGAGGCCGTGAAACACATCGGCGAGATGCCCTCGCGAAACCCAcactctctcgcgtccgGGAAGCTGTCGCCAAATGCTTCCACGCATGCGTTCTCTCCAAAGCGGTCGTTGCACGCCCGCGTGCCCGTTTCGTCACGAGCCTTCTCGCAGCTGGCGACTCGACAGAGGCCCTCCGAAGGCCTCACACCTTCACGGGGTGTCCCTCCGTTGCCGCGGCCGAGCGCGTCGAGCGACAGCGGCAGCGCCCGCAGACGCGGAACGAACGGAGGAACTAGAGGTCCCGATCGTCTCGTCCTGTCTGGGGTGTGGGGACTCAGCGTAGCGCTCGCGAATCCCGTGAGGAGAGCGTGACGTTCTTCACAGTCGTCGAGCGGCTGGGCCTCAGCCGCGGCGGACGAGGCTCGAGCTCCGCATCCGTCGTCAGAAACTGGCGTCGCAACGGGTTCgcgccgtgcatgcacaccgtTCACACAGACGTTTGAGAGTTCTGCGCGAACGTCGTCAGCGACCGCAGCGGCCGAGGGCCCTGCTGGAGACCCCAGAAGAGGCGACTCCACGATGCGCCGCGCCTCCAGCGGCGTTCGCAGCCGCCGCTCGGGAATGTGTTTGGTGTCTCGTCCCTCCTTCTGCGGTCCGCGGGAGACcaacgacgcagagagcgacagcgaacGAGAACGAAAAAGCGGAAGCCGAGGCAGATGCGGCGAAGACCAGGAAGGACGGCTGGAGACAACAAGCGCTTgcttctcttgctcttcgtcttccgacTGGTCCACGCCCAAAATGGAGCTCGGCAGCTTGGcgactctctctgccgccacCGCTTCGGCCTCGCCACCTGGGCCGGATTGCACGGAGACAGATCTGCCGGGGGTCGCTGCCATCAGGCGCGGCACACAAGCCAGCCGGCGTTCCTTCTTGGCTTCGCTTTTCATGTCCAGGCGACATGCGCTCTCGAGTGTCCGAAGGACGCCAACGCGAGTGGACGCGCCGAAATCCTCGCCGCCCACATCTCTCGCACGCATGCTGTCGGCCTTCTTTTccgtgtctgttttttcagctTCCACTCCTGAACTGCACATGTCCGGTCGCCAGCCATCCTCATCGGCCTGCGGCTGGGTCGCTGCCCCTTCAGTCGCTCCCCCTCCACTCCCCGGATGTAAACCGCAAGCCTTCCCTGGGTCCCCAGATTTCCCGCCCGGTGGACGTCCTGCGGCCGAGCGCCCTCGCGGCCGCGCAGCGCCTCCCCGTCCTCCTGCGCGCCTGGGGACGCTTCGCGTCCGCTCCTCGGTCTGTTCCGTGGCTCGACTTGGATCCCTCGAACCGCAGCTCTCATGTTCTTGGTCCGCTCTGTCCACccaccgccttctcctcaCCAGCCGCTGAGGCTCCTCTGCGCCGGACGCGTCCCCACATGtcgcccctgtctcctccccccTAACGCGGCGCGGCGAGGACGGCACACTCCAACTTCCGCGGCTCACCAGGAGGTGGACCGGGCGAGGGCCCCTGGGGCTGCTGAGAATCGTGTACGCTGTCGGATCTGCACTCGCCAGAAGCggcgttccttcttcggGGAGGACGCGTGGAGACGGGGGCGCCCGACGAGGCCTCCCCGCGCCCGCGGGGAGCGTGCAGGTATCGCCATGACTGTCCTCAGAGTCCCCACGCAATCGCGGCGCCCCTTCGTCCAGAAGCAGTCTCCTCAGAATCTCTTCCGCGGCCTCGAAGGACTCTTCCcctcctgtgtctcccccactgtctccttttccagaGTTCCACGGTGGCCTTTTCAGGTCATGCGAGCCTTCCGTCTCCTCACCCCAGGCCCGCGCCGACGCTCTGCAGTTAGAAGGCGAGGGTGGACTCCGCTTGCCTTGGACTTTCTCGCCAGGTCCGCGGGGCGGCTGCTGCGTCGGCGCCAGCGAAAGGAGGGGACGCGGCTCTTTCGAAGGTTCGCCGGGATCGGGCGTTGCCGCAGGGTCTCCACGGCGGACCTTCTCGCCCACAGCCAGAGCTCGAGGCGGAAGACAAAAATCGCCCTGGCtggcgaacggagacactcgCGTCGTCACGTGAGGCGACGCGCAGCCGCAGAAAGGAATTTCCTCCCATTCCTCCTCTAGTGCTGACGCGCCGTGGGCGTTGTTCCAGTTCCCGGTAGGTTGTCCAGAAGTTTGAGCAGCTCCTCCCGCAGGTCTCCAAAGGTTCTCAGACGCGCTGGGTTCTCCATGATTTGACACATGCCAGAGACGCCCTTTCTGAGCCTTCTGCGCTTCAACGGCGCGGCCCCCGATCGACGAGGGCAGATCCCCTCGAGACGTCCGCTCCTGAGAATGCCGTCtccggagagaggcgcgacaTCCTGTGTGTCCAGCATGCACGCAGGTCTCATCGCTCGGGATCTCTCTCTTGGAGGCGCTCTCTTCGCCAAGCTCTGCAGGcccgcgcgtctctcggccGGTCCCCACCGCTTCGCTGTCGGAACAAGCGAATCCTTTTTGAGGTCCTCGCAGCGACTCGGACAAATCGCAGGCGACGCCAAACAACCCCCCCGAGCCAGAACAGCTTGCACAACCTCGGGGCGTTGATTGCAcggacgcatgcgtcgatgcatgcgtcacGGATGCATGCGGAGTTCTGCCGTGAAaggcctctcttcctcggtgTCCCTCGGGGCATTGTGGGGTGGCGGTCCCGCCGCGCCCTGGGCTCGACACAGAGGCGAGCGCAGACAGGTTCGAGGAGGCATCAACGTTTCGACAGTGCAGGAGAATTTCGTCAGGATAGAGAAGGCCGTCCGAGTTCACGTACACGTACAACTCGTCCTgggaaacaagaaaagaaagacatcACTGCATAGATGACGTCTTCAGAGTCTGTCGAGAAAGACTGGACAGCGGCCAGCTGGGTCGCTACCCTTTCGAAAGGAACAGTAGACACATGAAGGTTTTTTATCACCTTTGTGAAACATGTCTTTTGACGCTCTGTGGAGCAACAAACGCGCGACATATTTAGACGCTTTGTGAAGAAACGAGGCCTTGCAAGAAGCCCGCACACACACGTTGGAGCCGCACGCACGTGAAGACGCACAGTTCGCGCGAGAGCCTCCCAAAAGAAAGATGTGAAGAGACACGGCCATCCGCCGCGCCTTGAGCTCGGCCTCAGAAACGACGCATTCGCCTGGCAGCAAAGGCAAGGCGCAAACAGCGCCAAGCTCTCTGGAACCATgccgttttcgtctctctgttccaaTTTCACCCGACACACCCCCACACTCACCTTCGTCTGGGGCATCGCCTCGACGAGCAACTTGACCGCACTCGAAGCCGTAGCCGGCCCAAACCACTCGCCAGCAAACTTCCCGAGACCTCTTCGCTCCATCGgattctcgtcttcttcccgatgtcctgcatgcgtcgccgcatgcatgcgtccaaGGTCTGGGGCGGACTCCGCGTTCTGCGATGCCTCCGCGTTCTCGTCGCCGAGGGGGGAGTCTGTTGAGGTTGCACCTCCAATCGCAGCCTCTTGTCGAGGCCGCGTCCCCTGCAGGGACGAGGTTCGTGCGAATGCGTTCGGGAGAGAAGCCAGGCGCGAAGGcccttcgttctccctcGACACCCCAGCGAAGGCCGCAGCTTCGTCGACCTCCCCGTTACGCGCTGGAAGCTCACAGGTGGGCAAAGACGCAGCAGACGACGAGGCAGCCGGCCACGACAGCGACGGAAACGTCGAGCCCTGCGAGTCGCGTGAACCGCCGGACAAATGCGAACTCTCCTTGCAACCGCTGGAAACCGTCTGTCCACGGCAAGAAGTCACCGGCTTGGAAGGCGAGGTCGGTCCTCTCCAGGTCTTCTTGTCGCGGCCTGCGCCGAACAGCGCCTCTTCGAGCGGGAGCTCTCCGTACAGCTGACGAGCCCAGCCGATGCCGCCGCCTGCAGCTCGGATGAAGGAGAAAATCGAGAACGGGTACTGCCCTGGGGGCGACGGAACGTCCAGAAACCATTGCAAAAGATCCTCCATTTCGCGGGGGCGTTCTTGCACAGACGGCGATGTCGAACGGGCTTCGCCACTCGCGTGCGGCGCAGGCTTGCGGGGCATCACAGACGGTGAAGCGGAGTGCCTCTGAGGTGAAGTCCTTGCGTCCTCTCTCGTGTGAGAAGAGTCTCCCTCGCGAGAGAGATCAAGCGTTTGACGACtctgaggaggcgaagacaacGACGCGAAAACCTCGTCGGATGACGGCAGAGTTTCGCGGGTCGTTGAGAGGCGTCTTCCCCTAGGAAGATGCCCCGACGccgtgtgcatgcaccggcACCGATTGGGCAGCGAATCGTCAGTCCCGGCGGCGTTGCAGGAATTGTCCAAGTGGATGTTCTCCAAACGGTTTTTTAGGGACCCTAGGGGCGGTGCTGCGCCGCAGTCACAAGAGATCCACGTGCCAGTTTCCTGGGGTTCGCTGAATCTCGAAT from Toxoplasma gondii ME49 chromosome VIIa, whole genome shotgun sequence carries:
- a CDS encoding autophagy-related cysteine peptidase atg4, putative (encoded by transcript TGME49_206450~Gene product name based on ToxoDB Community Expert Annotation.) — encoded protein: MLVSKYLASSMLGNLPSRSISKHAEETRKAAAQNSNGRRTTQPLGASETNPTPSTDNSGQVESCEPFDLRANPPDVSTEVSPQQMTLSTTCDQAPPEGGAPEEGFLRSTPCDGGRTRRSIDGDLTDLTAEETFENQVCIRKLPPHQELATVEADFSALNLLASSQLSPIPSVAFLDLFQKEGNQPAVNSDCYELGTETNCAHPHTCAGAATSDKRKLALHCFSDKTSLLCGSDLRLEKAKAALQLPMATACLGAGRVCPPSRDHESTGQMEAASRPASGPQCFTAAGTEGNRFQKELSPAEGCNNAACIRGVSMGQRENEQGPNSNPGECLQSNKPPCSAAPDSSSETCTLEGDVRTGHTGVCTPDVSGKEGDDGSPPEWPLHVQADTGDFPGAEGESSGTHPLMGASVLADELTGLNDVSGHVDGPCLSSPLAPRSDSPVEEALRLPSRDRSPFPTVSTSFSSFEKLPSLTGSSQPDGRDAVGLDGFRISNETREDACRLLNYDENTRHPPATDPPSGSSFWSLGSPQASRRSTPVSGASTPQARSMSSSASPVLVSPLYGAAASPLLTASSAPVSSWALASVRLPPPLASFASFSRLRNSASRAHAETGHACLPAPPVPPTHSEERMSEDSVYSTSSVSSTSSSVSSASTSVLSTSSSVSFTSSSVSSTSSCTSCVSSPPSEASCGNSISTAPSSVVARPHRCTHQRPKGSVAVPACSPYSEDRREELKTSTSRPSHDPPPSLLPEAASELDHGKPSESLCLGTTASSILSSPNFFKAPGASLLSLRGPSSFFGHTLAGASFNATSDATTASACAPQSLAMSLDALEKRPSLEARAGGRASIAGNSNDPLQPKPTGSSLFRRVRSLKQLQQDVTVVFSTWTHTLANWAAPWGAGPEEGGSVKAGERAVVLGRLFWVCEEVDHAEEACDRVWKECERKSGLPNSPNKALTWLGRRAQRRGGATGGGSPTALGSTGTPIWNGTGPRSGALPPRRNSACAPSAAASKDRDGGWRRTSAALSGLLGGGGRRGEATESAIAGLHASESGASEFAHSSGPCVGAQYAACSAEKLHALQEPDDEPDTSLTALSMDRLGVAVAGRSNKRRRLFRLPISLPGGDPWPAGRVGCVSSDAAEVQHKLAETVRAIARFTYRSGFAPMYKCCGEKKRRVGPGFEREWIAINSDVGWGCTVRAAQMLLMQALRRHFLADDEGELETGKRGSRVKDEGEAKAMILRRFAEAGQATETQRETGSAGEHGRERDTEGDKRGGRGSSRKVSRGVQAAEAIDEEGGKKNTGEGLRCIREECMGRRSRKTGGEDTVSSSAARCEEQMKSLSSFRGDSRFSEPQETGTWISCDCGAAPPLGSLKNRLENIHLDNSCNAAGTDDSLPNRCRCMHTASGHLPRGRRLSTTRETLPSSDEVFASLSSPPQSRQTLDLSREGDSSHTREDARTSPQRHSASPSVMPRKPAPHASGEARSTSPSVQERPREMEDLLQWFLDVPSPPGQYPFSIFSFIRAAGGGIGWARQLYGELPLEEALFGAGRDKKTWRGPTSPSKPVTSCRGQTVSSGCKESSHLSGGSRDSQGSTFPSLSWPAASSSAASLPTCELPARNGEVDEAAAFAGVSRENEGPSRLASLPNAFARTSSLQGTRPRQEAAIGGATSTDSPLGDENAEASQNAESAPDLGRMHAATHAGHREEDENPMERRGLGKFAGEWFGPATASSAVKLLVEAMPQTKDELYVYVNSDGLLYPDEILLHCRNVDASSNLSALASVSSPGRGGTATPQCPEGHRGREAFHGRTPHASVTHASTHASVQSTPRGCASCSGSGGLFGVACDLSESLRGPQKGFACSDSEAVGTGRETRGPAELGEESASKREIPSDETCVHAGHTGCRASLRRRHSQERTSRGDLPSSIGGRAVEAQKAQKGRLWHVSNHGEPSASENLWRPAGGAAQTSGQPTGNWNNAHGASALEEEWEEIPFCGCASPHVTTRVSPFASQGDFCLPPRALAVGEKVRRGDPAATPDPGEPSKEPRPLLSLAPTQQPPRGPGEKVQGKRSPPSPSNCRASARAWGEETEGSHDLKRPPWNSGKGDSGGDTGGEESFEAAEEILRRLLLDEGAPRLRGDSEDSHGDTCTLPAGAGRPRRAPPSPRVLPEEGTPLLASADPTAYTILSSPRGPRPVHLLVSRGSWSVPSSPRRVRGEETGATCGDASGAEEPQRLVRRRRWVDRADQEHESCGSRDPSRATEQTEERTRSVPRRAGGRGGAARPRGRSAAGRPPGGKSGDPGKACGLHPGSGGGATEGAATQPQADEDGWRPDMCSSGVEAEKTDTEKKADSMRARDVGGEDFGASTRVGVLRTLESACRLDMKSEAKKERRLACVPRLMAATPGRSVSVQSGPGGEAEAVAAERVAKLPSSILGVDQSEDEEQEKQALVVSSRPSWSSPHLPRLPLFRSRSLSLSASLVSRGPQKEGRDTKHIPERRLRTPLEARRIVESPLLGSPAGPSAAAVADDVRAELSNVCVNGVHARREPVATPVSDDGCGARASSAAAEAQPLDDCEERHALLTGFASATLSPHTPDRTRRSGPLVPPFVPRLRALPLSLDALGRGNGGTPREGVRPSEGLCRVASCEKARDETGTRACNDRFGENACVEAFGDSFPDARECGFREGISPMCFTASPVLNSSRSEGSAAPSDGSATARWCSVETLLPGAGEDDILLASSGLVSHRNFPPSPACRCCRAGAASSTPRCIQFAGEERGDFGRKGTSPTNRKDERVDGRRGGEAEDEARQDADDGGEKRTEGWRKEQSAETTAAVAAGLQKSVTAGAHTFSFRGEVREAERNGGTPGPGRDDTHAADSGRDAQRLGTFVGEERDDGDSAWVSFLPFCPQRGIASPGNEKREALRQRREARRPLGEYVCVCSSSQRDSHRSSGVGGREAGRPSACAPIACDAHAFGPNECDPLAFGPNECSEQPSIEEGEETDGWRERRKERRGNSDGDRETDATGAKAKAVHTCVKPEARNRWRDLHAEAYEKAATVPAAEATSVRGGEEFRAPSLVDEKDTDAKDEEAEAPSVALAASADASGASRKTRNREEDSGETGETPDEQIDETPDGAAVDCLRDDSCADVPWRRGCLLLFPLTLCSGEKINPVYVHSLLAYLELPWSLGMVAGRGQQAFYCIGTQQKALLYLDPHSGIQPPALQLPAATPSFFAGSCWKVSDVAALNPSLAVAFFVRNERQLLGLAAALKKLEEVDSFSMLQVVERRRPFSPLDLDDVLQMEEVEEGLYFGESQGAQDSSPQAAPHRSDELEARQRSAHAQQGSTAKVGEATRGARGEFVKTGGTRTEGQAKNDLEDATVGGRDDDVDPKDDPVDDGEEAETPGDAGESGDEEKCPTQATPASSLPRRGCGEGPQAFAASSSLSAFAFSSSSRRSFSARSCVDTSVAESRAQPPTATEEAAGVHREIDEEDAALGREKTRDQSVEGAAETPGSGRVRGESEQQRLVALSELSPFRDDSRLAVGVNSGDARDSGDGDQQREEERNAGGEACVNGRERKGGALVCSCDMVEEKNGERDESPRAQLCIDVSQAALDANSEHSRDREEETIVTFCYGEFDQGQGVERMWGTEAEVEGTNDEEETGEEKAKERQTETRQAIGEERQETREEKEEERQKATGEEKEEEKEEEMEVEGRGTGRSKEGTRANGDRNDVEVRLIQEECDEGESEISESFDCRGGEATRARDGAYVAAEVESGTDR